The Rhinolophus ferrumequinum isolate MPI-CBG mRhiFer1 chromosome 6, mRhiFer1_v1.p, whole genome shotgun sequence genome has a window encoding:
- the LOC117023010 gene encoding vacuolar protein sorting-associated protein 26A-like — MSFLGGFLGPICEIDVVLNDGETRKMAEMKTEDGKVEKHYLFYDGESVSGKVNLAFKQPGKRLEHQGIRIEFVGQIELFNDKSNTHEFVNLVKELALPGELTQSRSYDFEFMQVEKPYESYISANVRLRYFLTVTIVRRLTVLVKEYDLIVHQLATYPDVNNSIKMEVGIEDCLHIEFEYNKSKYHLKDMIVGKIYFLLVRIKIQHMELQLIKKEITGIGSSTTTETETIAKYEIMDGAPVKGQSIPIRLFLAGCDPTPTMRDVNKKFSVRYFLNLVLVDEEDRRYCKQQEIILWRKAPEKLRK; from the coding sequence ATGAGTTTTCTTGGTGGTTTTTTGGGTCCCATTTGTGAGATCGATGTTGTCCTTAATGATGGAGAAACCAGGAAAATGgcggaaatgaaaacagaagatgGCAAAGTAGAAAAACACTATCTTTTCTATGATGGGGAATCTGTTTCAGGAAAGGTAAACCTAGCTTTTAAGCAACCTGGAAAGAGGCTAGAGCACCAAGGAATTAGAATTGAATTTGTAGGTCAAATTGAACTTTTCAATGACAAGAGTAATACTCACGAATTTGTAAACCTAGTGAAAGAACTAGCCTTACCTGGAGAACTGACCCAGAGCAGAAGTTATGATTTTGAATTTATGCAAGTTGAAAAGCCATATGAATCTTACATCAGTGCCAATGTCCGCTTGAGGTATTTTCTTACAGTGACAATAGTAAGAAGACTGACAGTCTTGGTAAAAGAATATGATCTTATTGTTCACCAGCTTGCCACCTATCCTGATGTTAACAACTCTATTAAGATGGAAGTGGGCATTGAGGATTGTCTACATATAGAATTTGAATATAATAAGTCAAAGTATCATTTAAAGGATATGATTGTTGGAAAAATTTACTTCTTATTAGTGAGAATAAAGATCCAACATATGGAGTTACAACTGATCAAAAAAGAGATCACAGGAATTGGATCCAGTACCACAACGGAAACAGAAACAATCGCTAAATATGAAATAATGGATGGTGCACCAGTAAAAGGTCAATCAATTCCAATAAGACTATTTTTAGCGGGATGTGACCCCACTCCAACAATGAGAGATGTGAACAAAAAATTTTCAGTAAGGTACTTTTTGAATCTAGTCCTTGTTGATGAGGAAGACAGAAGGTACTGCAAGCAGCAGGAAATCATTTTATGGAGAAAAGCTCctgaaaaactgaggaaatag